The Aminipila terrae nucleotide sequence TAAATATTTTAAGACCTATGGAATGCCTGGAGAAATTAAACATAGAATCAAGATTCGATATGACTGTAAATTGTGCAGACATTCCGGGAGCAGAAACAATTAATATTCTTGCCACAAAATCTGGTGGAACCGTTATATTTGCAAACTTTATAAATAACTACAACATCGCTTTATATATAACCGAATCCATATCAAAACATCTTGAATTAAAGTGTGCAGACGGGTATCTGGAAAAGTATGATGAGTTTGATATTGAGATTGTAAGGGAACTGGCCCCTTATATAAAAGATGCCGTTACCTCTACAGCAGTTTTCGAGGAGGATCTGGCTTACCCGTTGATAAGAGAAGACAGAGTCTTATCCAGCGAAGGATACAGACACAGCATGGCGGAAAACTTTATCTGTGAAAGTCGTGCAATGGCAGTGGTTTTAGAAGAAATTCTAAAGGTTTCAAAGTATGACTGCAATGTGCTTATTACAGGAGAAACTGGTGTAGGTAAAGATAAAATCGCTAATATTATACAAAAAAACAGTGTGAGAAATATGCAGCCATTTATAAAAATAAACTGTGCTGCCATCGCGCCAAACCTCATGGAATCAGAGTTCTTCGGGTATGAAAAAGGTTCTTTTACAGGAGCAAATACGTCAGGTAAAAAAGGGTATTTTGAGTCAGCTGATAACGGCATAATTTTCCTTGATGAGGTAGGGGAACTGCCTTTAGATATACAGGCGAAACTACTCAGAGTAACTCAGGATGGCGAGTTATACAAGGTCGGAGGGACCACACCAATAAAAACCAATGTAAGAATTATTTCTGCAACCAATCGGAATCTGCTGGAACAAATAGAAAAGAAACAGTTCAGGCAGGATCTGTATTACAGATTAAATGTGTTCCCAATTAAAATACCGTCTTTAAAGGAACGAAAGGCTGAAATACCAGCCTTGATAAAGCATTTTGTGAAGACGTATAACAAGAAATATGGTATAAACCGGGGGATTGATGACGAAGCCATTGACTATCTGAAAGAACGTAAATGGATTGGAAATATAAGAGAACTGGAAAATTCAGTGCAACGTATCTTAATAAGCGCAAAAGGCGAAAATGTAACGCTGATAGACGTTATTAAATGCCTGAATGATACGGCATTTGAACAGCTGGATTACAGCAGTGACGACAATTTCGAAGAGATTATCAGTAAAGATTTCGCTTTGGAACCTCTTGTGGAAAGTTTTGAGAAAAACCTGCTGAGACATGCCTGTGAGAAATACGGCTCTACAAGAAAAACGGCTCTAGCCATTGGAATAAGCCAGACACAGCTAGTTCGAAAGAAGAAAAAATATGGAATACTGTAGCTGAGAATGCACTCTGAAATAACGCGAACCAAATTCGGTTCGCGTTATTTTGTATTTGAACATAAAACGGTTCGCATAGAAAGGGACAATGACAAGATAGTTATTGCTGATAGAAACAAAATTGTATATAAAAGCAAAATTGTGATTAAAATATATGAGTATATATATATATATGTAGAAACTGGTTTATTTTTTAAATTTCCAACATAATGGCATGGTTATTGCTTAATATATTTGCGCAAGAATACTTTTAGCCAGAAAAAATATTAAGGTCCATAAAAATTATTTTTAATTTTTTATGATAAATTTTTTTTAGGAGGTATTCAATATGAAAAAAGGATGTCCGTACGGAACACACAGAGTGATTTCCCCAAAGGGAGTATTACCACAACCCGCAGATGTTATTGATAACACAATGGAAATCTATGACAATGAAGTACTAATCGACGTAAAGACTTTAAACATTGACTCAGCATCGTTCACTGAAATTGAGAAAAGAGCTGGGGGAGATATTGAAGAGATTAAAAAGATTATGCTCGGTATTGTTGAGAAAGCTGGTAAACACAAGAACCCATGGACTGGTTCTGGCGGCATGCTTATTGGTACCGTAAAAGAAATTGGGCCTGCGTATGTAGGAGATTTAAAAGTAGGAGACAAGATTGCAACTCTTGTTTCGTTGTCACTTACTCCGCTTAGGATAGATGAAATCCTTGAGATCAGACCTGCTATTGATCAGGTAGATATCAAGGGACAGGCAATCCTATTCCAGAGCGGTATTTATGCAAAACTTCCACAGGATATGCCTGAGGGACTTGCACTGTCAGCTTTAGATGTGGCTGGTGCACCTGCGCAAACTGCAAAGTTAGTTAAGTCAGGGCATACAGTAGTAGTAATTGGCGGCGGCGGTAAGTCCGGTCTTCTGTGCTTATATGAAGCAAAGAAGAGAGCCGGTGTAACTGGAAAGGTCATTTGTATAGGCGGCTCGGATAAGTCAACGACAAGAGCCAGAAATCTTAATCTGGCAGACGAATATGTAACTGCAGATGCAACAGACGCTGTTGGTGTTTATAACAAAGTTATGGAATTAACCAAGGGTAAGCTTGCAGATGTGGTTATAAACTGCGTAAATATTGAAAACACAGAGATGGCTTCAATTCTTTCTTGCAAAGAACATGGAACTGTATATTTCTTTTCCATGGCAACAAGTTTTACAAAAGCAGCATTAGGAGCAGAAGGTGTAGGAAAGGATATCGAAATGATCGTAGGCAATGGATATTGCAACGGTCATGCTGAAATAACACTTCAGGAACTTAGAGAATGCGAACCTCTTAGAAAACTGTTCCAACAAATGTATGCTTAAATTTAAATTGAAATAGAATAGCTGATTTCGCTGATTTTATTTCGTGCTAAAATTTAGGAGGAACAAGAATACTATGAAAAAAGGATGCCCATACGGAACACACAGAGTTATTTCACCAAAGGGAGTATTACCACAGCCAGCAGACGTTATCGATAATACAATGGAAATCTATGATAACGAAGTACTTATCGATGTACAGACTTTAAACATTGACTCCGCTAGTTTTACTCAGATCGAAGAACAGGCAAACCATGATGTTGAAGAAATTAAGAAGATCATGCTTGGCATCGTAGAAAAAGCTGGTAAGCACAAGAACCCGGTTACTGGTTCAGGCGGTATGCTAATTGGTACTGTAAAGGAAATCGGACCTGCTTACGAAGGCGATTTAAAAGTAGGAGACAAGATTGCAACTCTTGTTTCTCTTTCACTAACTCCACTTAAAATTGATGAAATCATCGAAATCAGACCTGATATTGACCAGGTTGACATCAAAGGACAGGCTATATTATTCCAGAGCGGTTTATATGCAAAGCTTCCTACTGATATTCCAGAAGGACTTGCACTATCAGCTTTAGACGTTGCTGGAGCTCCTGCTCAGACAGCTAAGTTTGTTAAGCCTGGAGATACAGTAGTAGTTATTGGTGGCGGCGGAAAGTCCGGTCTTCTTGTTGGCTATGAAGCAAAGAAGAGAGCTGGCGTAACTGGTAACGTAATCGTTATCGATGGATTCGATAAGTCTTTAGACAGAGCTAAGAAATTAGGTTATGCTGACCACTATGTTCTTGCTGATGCTACAGATGCTGTTGGCATTTACAACAAGGTTATGGAATTAACTGATGGAAAGCTTGCAGACTTAGTTATCAACTGCGTAAACATCGAAAATACAGAAATGTCTTGTATCCTTGCTTGTAAGGAACACGGTCTGGTATACTTCTTCTCAATGGCTACAAGCTTCACTAAGGCTGCTCTTGGCGCTGAAGGTGTTGGTAAAGACATTGACATGATTGTAGGTAACGGATACTGCAACGGACATGCTGAAATCACACTTCAGATTTTAAGAGAAAGTGAATCAATCAGAAAGATGTTCCAGGAACTATACGCATAATATTTAAAAAACCACTAGAAAAAAAGCGTGTTACACAACGAAAAAGGTGTGTAACACGCTGTGAACATAGACTAGAAAACAAAAGGCCTTGGGGAAGGTCAAAATTTGCTGATTTTATATAAATAGAGTTCGATAATAGTTTAAGTTTTACAATGAAAAGGAGAGAGTCAAATGGCTGATAGAAGAAATTGGAAAGACATTCCTCTATGGAAAGATGTTACTGATGAACAGTGGAATGACTGGCACTGGCAGGTTGCAAACAGATTAGGTACTGTTGAACAAATTAAGCAGGTAGTAAAATTAACTGCTAAAGAAGAAGAAGACATCACAAAGGTAATGGCTGGATTCAGAGTAGGTATTACACCTTACTATGCTTCTTTAATGGATGCTGAAAATGAAAGCTGCCCAATCAGATTGCAGGCTGTTCCTACACTGGTAGAAACTCACAGAAGTGATGCAGACATGCTTGACCCACTACATGAGGATGAAGATTCTCCAGCTCCAGGATTAACTCATAGATATCCAGACAGAGTTCTGTTCTTAATAACTGACCAATGTTCAATGTACTGCAGACACTGCACAAGAAGAAGACTTGCTGGTGAAACTGATGGTGCAAGATCAAGAGAAGACATCGATGCATGTATCGCATACATTAAGAGAACACCAGTTGTAAGAGACGTACTTCTTTCAGGTGGAGACTGCTTATGCGTTGAAGATGATACTCTTGAATACATCATCAGCGAATTAAGAAAGATTCCGCATGTTGAAATCGTAAGATTAGGATCAAGAACACCAGTAGTTATGCCTCAGAGAATTACTGACAACTTAGTAAATATGTTAAAGAAGTATCACCCAATCTGGCTGAACACTCACTTTAACCATCCAAAAGAAATGACACCTGAAGCAATGGAAGCTTTAAGAAAGCTTGCTGATGCAGGTATCCCACTAGGTAACCAGTCCGTTCTGCTTAGAGGTGTAAATGATGATGTACATGTAATGAGAAATCTTATGCATCATTTAGTAAAGAACAGAGTAAGACCTTACTATATCTATCAGTGTGACCTTTCATTAGGTATTGAACACTTCAGAACTCCAGTATCAAAGGGTATTGAAATCATTGAAGGATTAAGAGGACATACTTCAGGATATGCAGTACCAACATTTGTAGTTGACGCTCCTGGTGGCGGCGGTAAGACTCCAGTAATGCCTCAGTATGTAATTTCACAGACTCCTGACAAGGTAATTCTGAGAAACTACGAAGGTGTTATCACAACTTACACAGAACCTGTAGGTTTACCACCACTTAAGTGCAGCTATGAAAACTGCAAGAATGTTGCAGACTATCACTATGAAGGTGTTGCAGGTCTTGAACAGGGTGAAAGAATGTCCATGGAACCACAGGGACTTCTTCGTCACGAAAGAAATAAGCATGAATAAGTATAACGTTTAAAGACGCTATACAATAAAAAATGACATGAATATATGCACCGAGCCGCTTGCCTAAGCAGCAAGGTGCATGTGTTTTCATGTTATATAAATTAGAAACGAGAAAATTATGGGCTTACTAGATAAATTACAAGATAAATATAAAACGCTTTCTATTGTAGGAATGGCTAAAAATGCCGGTAAGACCACTGCTCTTAATTACATAATTGAAGAAGCTATGGACGAAGGGGTAATTTTAGGCATTACATCTACAGGAAGAGACGGCGAGACTGTGGATTTGGTAACGGGAACAGAGAAGCCAAGAGTGTTTTTGGACACGGGAACTATTGTTTCTATTCCGAAGCAGCTATATGATCTTGCAGAAGCAGGTCTTGAAATATTGAAGATGAGCAAATATTCTACAGCTCTGGGGCAATTGCTTTTATGCAGAGTTGTTGAAAGCGGATATGTTCAGATTGCAGGACCAGTCAGCACTGTAGAACATAGAGAGATGTGTAAAGAAATGCTTTCCTTAGGAGCTGAAATTATCCTTATTGACGGGGCTATAGACAGAAAGTCCATAGCTGCGCCGGAAACTTCAGATGCAATCATTCTTTCCACTGGTGCAGTACTTTCAAGAAGCATGAACAGAGTAGTTGATGAAACTGCTCATACTCTTGAATTATACAGCTTGCCTATAATCGAAAATCGATTTATCAGAGAGACTATTGAAGATAAAAATGAAAATGTTATTATTTTCTCTGGGGACAAAATGAAAAAACTTGACTTAAAAACTGGTTTGGGTGCCAGCAGGTTTATTGACAACGCCATTGATGAAAAGACCGAATATATTTATATTCCGGGGGCGTTAACAAACAGCGTTATTGCAGATAT carries:
- a CDS encoding sigma-54 interaction domain-containing protein — its product is MLNYGIRRVLEPKYVLPTSAWKLDNSREISQEEMRISIKRLHIETTSFKQICLEANNHDEQIKEKIMDIVLKRGKFHNPVTDTGGLLYGIVDEIGEEYNNEKNLKPGDEILCNTSLAGVPLYINRIISVDKAYKQVEVEGYAIVFDKIPVVRKPEGVPLNLLLFIFNESGTLYRVSREIEGRKSFLVLGNNIMTNLMFGYVIRKKAGPDAEIICLFDKKTDLVIVGKSIDKLLSEVFDEVHYVNILRPMECLEKLNIESRFDMTVNCADIPGAETINILATKSGGTVIFANFINNYNIALYITESISKHLELKCADGYLEKYDEFDIEIVRELAPYIKDAVTSTAVFEEDLAYPLIREDRVLSSEGYRHSMAENFICESRAMAVVLEEILKVSKYDCNVLITGETGVGKDKIANIIQKNSVRNMQPFIKINCAAIAPNLMESEFFGYEKGSFTGANTSGKKGYFESADNGIIFLDEVGELPLDIQAKLLRVTQDGELYKVGGTTPIKTNVRIISATNRNLLEQIEKKQFRQDLYYRLNVFPIKIPSLKERKAEIPALIKHFVKTYNKKYGINRGIDDEAIDYLKERKWIGNIRELENSVQRILISAKGENVTLIDVIKCLNDTAFEQLDYSSDDNFEEIISKDFALEPLVESFEKNLLRHACEKYGSTRKTALAIGISQTQLVRKKKKYGIL
- the kamB gene encoding lysine 5,6-aminomutase reactivase subunit KamB, encoding MGLLDKLQDKYKTLSIVGMAKNAGKTTALNYIIEEAMDEGVILGITSTGRDGETVDLVTGTEKPRVFLDTGTIVSIPKQLYDLAEAGLEILKMSKYSTALGQLLLCRVVESGYVQIAGPVSTVEHREMCKEMLSLGAEIILIDGAIDRKSIAAPETSDAIILSTGAVLSRSMNRVVDETAHTLELYSLPIIENRFIRETIEDKNENVIIFSGDKMKKLDLKTGLGASRFIDNAIDEKTEYIYIPGALTNSVIADIHPKKFKKIKFVLKDPTKIFIDSIRWGQLKKQGFCVEVLKNIKVAAITVNPYAPLGYSFEHKALIDAMKAAVGDIPVVDVKYTE
- the kdd gene encoding L-erythro-3,5-diaminohexanoate dehydrogenase; translated protein: MKKGCPYGTHRVISPKGVLPQPADVIDNTMEIYDNEVLIDVQTLNIDSASFTQIEEQANHDVEEIKKIMLGIVEKAGKHKNPVTGSGGMLIGTVKEIGPAYEGDLKVGDKIATLVSLSLTPLKIDEIIEIRPDIDQVDIKGQAILFQSGLYAKLPTDIPEGLALSALDVAGAPAQTAKFVKPGDTVVVIGGGGKSGLLVGYEAKKRAGVTGNVIVIDGFDKSLDRAKKLGYADHYVLADATDAVGIYNKVMELTDGKLADLVINCVNIENTEMSCILACKEHGLVYFFSMATSFTKAALGAEGVGKDIDMIVGNGYCNGHAEITLQILRESESIRKMFQELYA
- the kamA gene encoding lysine 2,3-aminomutase, with protein sequence MADRRNWKDIPLWKDVTDEQWNDWHWQVANRLGTVEQIKQVVKLTAKEEEDITKVMAGFRVGITPYYASLMDAENESCPIRLQAVPTLVETHRSDADMLDPLHEDEDSPAPGLTHRYPDRVLFLITDQCSMYCRHCTRRRLAGETDGARSREDIDACIAYIKRTPVVRDVLLSGGDCLCVEDDTLEYIISELRKIPHVEIVRLGSRTPVVMPQRITDNLVNMLKKYHPIWLNTHFNHPKEMTPEAMEALRKLADAGIPLGNQSVLLRGVNDDVHVMRNLMHHLVKNRVRPYYIYQCDLSLGIEHFRTPVSKGIEIIEGLRGHTSGYAVPTFVVDAPGGGGKTPVMPQYVISQTPDKVILRNYEGVITTYTEPVGLPPLKCSYENCKNVADYHYEGVAGLEQGERMSMEPQGLLRHERNKHE
- the kdd gene encoding L-erythro-3,5-diaminohexanoate dehydrogenase; this translates as MKKGCPYGTHRVISPKGVLPQPADVIDNTMEIYDNEVLIDVKTLNIDSASFTEIEKRAGGDIEEIKKIMLGIVEKAGKHKNPWTGSGGMLIGTVKEIGPAYVGDLKVGDKIATLVSLSLTPLRIDEILEIRPAIDQVDIKGQAILFQSGIYAKLPQDMPEGLALSALDVAGAPAQTAKLVKSGHTVVVIGGGGKSGLLCLYEAKKRAGVTGKVICIGGSDKSTTRARNLNLADEYVTADATDAVGVYNKVMELTKGKLADVVINCVNIENTEMASILSCKEHGTVYFFSMATSFTKAALGAEGVGKDIEMIVGNGYCNGHAEITLQELRECEPLRKLFQQMYA